DNA from Drosophila suzukii chromosome 2R, CBGP_Dsuzu_IsoJpt1.0, whole genome shotgun sequence:
TCAGGATTACGAGGACTTTATCGACGAGACTTACCACATCACTCCAGTCATGCTGTGCGCCGGAAAGCGGGGAGTCGGTGGTGCGGATGCCTGCCAGGGAGATTCCGGAGGACCCTTGGTGGTGCGGGATGAGCTATACGGCGTCGTGTCCTGGGGCAACAGCTGCGCCCTGGCCACCCATCCCGGCGTCTATGCCAATGTGGCTACCCTGAGGTCCTGGATCGATGCCATTAGGGCAGAGCTGCAATAGAATTATGTCACCCTCaaaattttgtaaataaacTGGCCTTCTCAGCCACGTGCCTTGGGATTTTCCAAATCTAACAGTTCGTTATTACTTTTTACCAGACGTAATCGTCCTAAACATTGATTAGATCAACCTTGGCCAGGTGGATTGAGATTAAGTAACTTCCAATAAATCGAAGCCAAATCATGGTGGAAGgccccaaaagtatgcaatgtcTTTTAATATTACAAAGAGTTGGGTGATTGATTTTTAGAGTGGACCAAATTTCAGGCAAAATCTTACAAATGGGAAATTCTTTGTTGTACAAAGAATTTAATGTGTTGTAAATATTTGGAGTCCTGATAATGGATTGGTCTATTAAACTATTATGCATTAAATATGAACCGTAAGGAATCCGTCACTCTTAAAAAGTTCTTCTTTTCAAAAAGAGTAAAGAGCTTAAGAGAAATCTAATACCTTGGATACTTAGAGATTAACGCAAAGTAGTCCACAAAAAAGTGGCAATCGCCTCTGGAACGACACTATCTTGGTCGGACCCTGTGTTCACATCGCTATCACAAGTTATCTCGAGCACCAACCATTAAGTTAATCGATATGGTCATTGAATGCCGCCCCAGCAGGGTGAAAATTGGCAATTCGTAACCAGTTCGATAGGAACCTCACGCTCGTGCAAATCGTCGGAAAGGATCAGGACCATGTGCATCCCGCTACTGCTGCTGGCCATTGGGTTCTCATCCATTTTATCCATTAATGGACTGACCCAACCTGAGGGCCGGATTATCAATGGAACCACGGTGGACATAGCCCGTCATCCGTATTTGGTCTCCATTCGGTATCGCCGGGATGAGGTGTCAAGCTACAAGCACGAGTGTGCCGGAGTCATCATCTCGGAGCAGGCATTGCTCACCAGTGCCCAGTGCATTGTTGACTTGCCCGAGGGCACTAAGCTCCTGGCTGTGGCTGGAGCAAATACCCGCAATGGAACCGATGGATTTGTTTACCCCGTGGCCAACTGGACCCATCATCCGAACTACGATCCTATAACAGTGGACAATGATATCGGCGTCCTCCTGCTGGACACTCCCTTGAACCTCACGCACTTTGGAATCAGCTCAATTGCCATCCGTCCGGAGCGTCCGGCCGTGGGTCGTTTGGCCACAGTGGCCGGATGGGGCTATCGGGAGGAGTGGGGTCCCTCCAGCTACAACCTGGAGCAGACGGAGGTTCCTGTCGTAAGCTCAGAGCAATGCATCCAGATCTACGGCGCGGGTGAGGTCACCGAAAGAATGATCTGTGCGGGTTTTGTGACCCAGGGAGGCAGTGACGCCTGCCAAGGAGACACCGGTGGACCTCTGGTCATCGATGGACAGTTAGTGGGACTGGTATCCTGGGGACGCGGATGCGCCCGACCCAACTACCCCACCGTCTACTGCTACGTGGCCAGTTTTGTGGATTGGATCGAGGAGACCATAGCAGCTGCTGGAGCGCAATAAACATTGGCATTTTTGCGGCAATCGATACGCTATCTTCAAGTGGCTAACGCCCGTATAGAGCTACctaattcaataaaaaaccgtaatcaaacaaacaatatacTATGTTATCGACTGTATTGGTAATCTCCTTATGTAATTTTGGAGgtattaaaaaacatttcgGTGTTATGTGAAACCAGAGGATGTTAGGACTTTACAGGAAGTCAATTTTGCCCACATCCTTGTTGGCCTCAATCGTCTCCTCCAGCCATTCGCGAACATCCGGAACGGAGCAATATACTCCGGGGTACCTCTCCCGAGCACAGCCCGTTCCCCAGGAGACAATGCCCAGCAGTTCGTTCTTGTAGACCAGCGGACCACCGGAATCGCCCTGGCAGGCATCCTTTCCGCCGCCGGTGACTCCGGCGCAGAGCATCCGACTGGTCAGCATGATGGAGTAGGCGCTCTTGCACTGCGTATTCTCCACCACATTCACGCTGACCTCCTGGAGGACGTCGGAGATGGTGCCACCCTCGCTGGTGGTTCCCCAACCGGTCACGGTTACGGGTGTATCGTGATCCGGACGCTCCTTGGCCAAGTCAATGGGTTGTACGGCGTCGTTGAACTCAAACTCTCCATCCAAAATCAATATGGCCGCATCGTAATCGTTGTTCAGGGTGCGGTACTTCGGATGAATGATGAACTCACGCACAGCCAGCTCCTGCTGGGGACCCGTGGGATACCAGATATTCGAGGAACCAGCCACAATGGTAAGATTTGCCGGACCATCCAGGGTATTCACACAATGGGCCGCACTGATGACTTTGTTTGGTGTGACAAGAGAGCCACCGCATCGGTGATTTCCCCTGTATCTCATCGAGATCTGATGCGGATAGTGGGTGATATTCGTGTCCTGCCCACCGACAATACGTCCATCGAGCCGAGGGATTGTGGCCTCGTCATTCCGGGGAATAGGATCTGCCAGGGAGCAGCTCACTCCGAGCAACAGGAACGCAACCAATATCCGTGACATTTTCGACCAACTGAACCGTAAAGTAGCGCTTTGCGTAGATTTATAGAATAGCCTTATCTACCGGCTGTAGATTGCGGTTGGATTGACCATTACTCGGTAATCTAACGATAGTTGCCGCAATCAAGCAACAGACATGGACAATGGTCATAAATCTTGGTTAACATTCGTTCTGGCTTTTTCCTTACGCACGGTTTCTCTTTTCAAGGCATGACCTTGCAAGTTGTTCAAATCAGTTGATAAACCTATCATTAGGTATCTCGCTTTTCTCATTCCCAATCATTGATTTTCAGTAGCTTTCACTCACTATCGCTTTCTAAGAATATTGATAAGTAAAGAAACATTAAAGTGAGTACCCAAAAGTAGGCTGCATTAGAATACCAACTTAcgtataattataatttttaatttcccaTAAAATTAACTTGTTGTTTAGTCTAACATAAGTCGAAGTTTTATTGTGATAACTTAATTGTAATACATTTACACTGGGACTAACACTAAGATTGCACATTTCCGGCCCAAGACTGCTTACGTTTATCACAATACGCATCCGTTACGATACTACACGATATAATATGATGATTGATTGCACTTAGACTTCTTAGGGCTTGGGTTTGTTTCTATTCCGATATTCTGTTGGTACCTGCACTTTGCGTATTGGATGCAGTTTCCAAGGGTTTACCTCCTTCTACATAATAATATTTACTAGCTAGCTTAGATCTATCAAAATTGCACCTTATGGTTTGGCAAGAATCTCCGAGTTATTGCACTGATTGTTGCTATATTGCGTTACTTAGTCTTAGAATGTAAGTCTTTCGTCTGCTTTCGATATTGCACATCCCTAAAAACTAGTTTTCCATTAGGCGATACTTATTCTAACTCTTCCTTATCATCTTGTAGAGCACGGAGTGCGTTTCTATGCTCTCCGCCCCGGACTCCCACATGTCCTCCGCGTTGGTCTCCTCGTCCGTTTCCGAGGATCCACAGCAGGTGCTGTGACCGCGTCCATTTTCATCCGAGGAATAGGACGACATGGTGGTGGTGCTACCCCGCACATTTCGCTCCTGGGAATTCGTTTGGGAGTGGGAACGAGTGAGAGTCCTATCGGAATCCGCATCGCTGAGATCGCCTGGAACCACTGCCATGTTCTCCGGCGACCGACGACTGTGACCCGGGGAGACCATGTGTTCGAGGTCCTCAAAACGATTGTCGTTGGGACCGCTCTCCTCCTCGTTGTCCTCGATGGTGTCCACCCGTATGATCTGTCCCCGACCGGACATCATCTTAAAGTTGTACCGATCGTAGACATTCCGCTTGTACAGCTCTGTGGAATCGGTGCTCATGTAGCCGCTGTCCAGTTGCCCAAAACGCTGTTCGTAATACGTTTGGCTACCGGGTTGTCCCATTCCAGCCGACTGAGCAGCATCCTCGATGATGGAGGCGATGCCGTCGTCCTCCAGGAAACCGGCGGCATTTTTGCTGCCATACGTTGGCGCTGGACTCTGGCTGGGACTGAACTTGTTGGCCGCCATGGTCACAAACTTTCGCCACGCATTCTTCAGATCCTTGGCCTTCTTGGCGCGATCCTTCAGTCCGATGGCAATCTGCATTCCAGCCGTGATCTGGGCCTGTTCGATCTCACAGCGGTAGACGGTTTGTACGTTTCCGCCGGAAGTAGCACTTCCGGAACTACTGGCCGCCCGCTGGGGATAGGCAATGCCCACGGGCACTCCTGCATTCCGATACATCTCCTTGGTGCGCTCGGAAAGGTGACCGCTGCTCCGATTGGAACGGGAGCTAATGGACAGGGCATCGAACTGGGCGAGATCCACCACCTCCTTAAGGTTCTTATTGCCGCTACTGAACTCCGGCTCGGTGGTCACGTCCTTGGGTGATTCTGGACCACCTTTCGAGGCCTCCTCCCGCTGACTCTTCCGCCGATTGAGATACTTGGTCAGACTGTAGTCGTTGCGCAGACTGTTGATTTTCTTATTGTACATCCCCTCGTAGTCCTCTTCCGGTGATTTACCACTGACTTTGGCAGTCTTGGAACCTTTTGTATGGGTTCTCTCCTCAGTGGTCGCCGATATAGCACTAGACATGGTGTTGTTGCAAGAGTTCTCGAATTCCGAGATCCCAGTGACCTCTGTGATTTCACTGTGCAGGCTGTAGGCATCTTCCTCTTGGGCTCCCGAATGCTCCGATGAGTTTGGAGGCGGTGGTGGTAGTGGTCGCTTACCATGCACCAGTGGTGGGCAGTAATGCTGATTGGCCTTGGGTCGGGCAAGAGGAGGAGGCTTATCCGACGGCTTGGGGGATGAAATCGTGATGGTGGTCTTGTTCACCTTTGTCACGTCCACCACCGATTGGGTGGGTGAGGTCTCCATGAGGCGCTGGCGACGAGAGTGCTTGGCCTCCAGGGTTAAAATCCTACCCTCTTCTTCCGGCGTCTGTGGCACCTTCTTATCGCACTTGATGTTCTCCTGGACAATCAGCGGTGACTCATAGATCTCCCTCAAGTTGCGAAATGAGTTACTGGATCGCAGGATGAAGGAAGCAGTCCTCGGCTTGATGGCCTGACTGGGGGCAGGACTCAACTGGCGACTCAAATCGGGCAAGGAGTTGATCTGGCTGAAGTCCGAGTC
Protein-coding regions in this window:
- the LOC108010272 gene encoding transmembrane protease serine 9, with amino-acid sequence MSRSWLVCLLALLVCLVALTQGLPLQEDQDEKSVPDGRIVGGYVTDIAQVPYQISLRYKAISTPENAYRHRCGGSIMSATEIMTAAHCVIGTVASQFKVIAGTNYQTGSDGVITNVKAIYMHQEYYSGAAYNNDIAILVVDPPLPLNNFTIKAIKLASEPPLEGTISKISGWGTTSPGGYSSNLLLAVDVPIVSNEVCDQDYEDFIDETYHITPVMLCAGKRGVGGADACQGDSGGPLVVRDELYGVVSWGNSCALATHPGVYANVATLRSWIDAIRAELQMPPQQGENWQFVTSSIGTSRSCKSSERIRTMCIPLLLLAIGFSSILSINGLTQPEGRIINGTTVDIARHPYLVSIRYRRDEVSSYKHECAGVIISEQALLTSAQCIVDLPEGTKLLAVAGANTRNGTDGFVYPVANWTHHPNYDPITVDNDIGVLLLDTPLNLTHFGISSIAIRPERPAVGRLATVAGWGYREEWGPSSYNLEQTEVPVVSSEQCIQIYGAGEVTERMICAGFVTQGGSDACQGDTGGPLVIDGQLVGLVSWGRGCARPNYPTVYCYVASFVDWIEETIAAAGAQ
- the lambdaTry gene encoding trypsin delta, with product MSRILVAFLLLGVSCSLADPIPRNDEATIPRLDGRIVGGQDTNITHYPHQISMRYRGNHRCGGSLVTPNKVISAAHCVNTLDGPANLTIVAGSSNIWYPTGPQQELAVREFIIHPKYRTLNNDYDAAILILDGEFEFNDAVQPIDLAKERPDHDTPVTVTGWGTTSEGGTISDVLQEVSVNVVENTQCKSAYSIMLTSRMLCAGVTGGGKDACQGDSGGPLVYKNELLGIVSWGTGCARERYPGVYCSVPDVREWLEETIEANKDVGKIDFL